One Desulfonatronum sp. SC1 DNA window includes the following coding sequences:
- the smpB gene encoding SsrA-binding protein SmpB — MKPKSDGTRLIGQNKKARHEYEILETLEAGLALMGSEVKSLRDGKVSFKDGYVRFTSGDAVLVGVHIAPYAHAVHTGHEPERPRKLLLHRHQIEAWSAKTAQKGLTVVPLKMYWKAGRAKVEIGLARGKKYHDQREDLKRRAMDRDLAREM; from the coding sequence ATGAAACCGAAAAGCGACGGGACCCGGCTGATTGGCCAGAACAAGAAAGCCCGCCACGAATACGAAATCCTGGAAACCCTGGAGGCCGGCCTGGCGCTGATGGGCTCGGAGGTGAAATCCCTGCGCGACGGCAAGGTTAGCTTCAAGGACGGATACGTTCGGTTCACGAGCGGCGATGCGGTGCTGGTGGGCGTGCATATCGCCCCGTACGCCCACGCCGTGCATACCGGACACGAACCGGAACGCCCACGCAAACTGCTCCTGCACCGCCACCAGATCGAGGCCTGGAGCGCCAAGACCGCCCAGAAGGGCCTGACCGTGGTGCCGCTAAAAATGTACTGGAAAGCCGGTCGGGCCAAGGTCGAAATAGGCCTGGCCCGAGGCAAGAAATACCACGATCAGCGCGAGGACCTCAAACGTCGGGCCATGGATCGGGATCTGGCCCGGGAGATGTGA
- the ptsP gene encoding phosphoenolpyruvate--protein phosphotransferase produces the protein MAVHVIQGIPVSTGVALGRAYFLNRGRARNIPRQNIPDRDVEDELLRMDQAFSQALAELEDIQGRVPAELLEHARIIDSHIMMLKDPKLLESAKTCIRNMQLNAEWALEKAVADIETVFRSIEDAYIRERIQDVRLVAGRVQQYLLGESGNSLRSINTRIILLAHDLSPADTVELEVGKIMAFATVTGGKTSHTGILARAMQIPAIVGAADLEESIQDGQLIIIDGLQGRIIVEPDEEELASFTDLKYQFEEYQAGINRSSHLPAETIDGYRVKVFANIELLEEVSSVLGNGGEGVGLYRTEYSYLNRLKLPDEEQLLEEYQDLASIMFPGKVVLRTLDVGADKFMNHFGGLDEANPALGLRAVRFCLHHMDLFRVQLRAILRASVHENISLMFPMVSGLGELRQVKSVFNSVRMELKKEGLKYNPEMPVGIMIELPSAMITADILATEVDFFSIGTNDLIQYSLGIDRTNSFVSYLYQPLHPALVRMIKYVVDAGHRAGIEVSICGEMAADPYCIPVLMGMHVDCLSMNPQAVPVIKHIIRQATMEECKALLKDVLASKTVGRNNKLVKDSIFRRHPSELMFYSSLLDEGY, from the coding sequence GTGGCAGTTCACGTCATCCAAGGGATTCCCGTTTCCACCGGCGTCGCCCTGGGGCGAGCCTATTTTTTGAATCGAGGCAGGGCCCGTAACATCCCGCGACAGAATATCCCGGACAGGGACGTCGAGGATGAATTGTTGCGCATGGATCAGGCCTTTTCGCAGGCCTTGGCCGAACTCGAGGACATTCAGGGCCGCGTGCCCGCAGAATTGCTGGAGCATGCGCGGATCATCGACTCGCACATCATGATGCTAAAGGACCCCAAGCTCCTGGAGTCGGCCAAGACCTGCATCCGGAACATGCAATTGAACGCGGAGTGGGCCCTGGAAAAGGCCGTGGCGGACATTGAAACGGTTTTTCGCAGCATTGAGGACGCCTACATCCGTGAAAGGATCCAGGACGTCCGCCTAGTGGCGGGCCGGGTCCAGCAGTATCTGCTGGGCGAGTCTGGAAACAGCCTGCGGTCCATCAATACCCGGATCATTCTTCTGGCCCACGACCTCAGTCCGGCGGACACGGTGGAGCTGGAGGTGGGCAAGATCATGGCTTTCGCCACGGTTACCGGCGGCAAGACTTCGCACACCGGAATCCTGGCCCGGGCCATGCAGATTCCGGCCATCGTCGGCGCGGCCGATCTCGAAGAATCCATCCAGGACGGGCAGTTGATTATCATCGACGGCCTGCAAGGGCGGATCATCGTCGAGCCGGACGAGGAGGAGCTGGCCAGCTTCACGGACCTGAAATACCAGTTCGAGGAGTACCAGGCCGGAATCAACCGTTCCAGCCATCTGCCAGCGGAAACCATCGATGGCTACCGGGTCAAGGTTTTCGCGAACATAGAGCTGCTGGAAGAGGTATCCTCGGTGCTGGGCAACGGCGGCGAGGGGGTCGGGCTGTACCGCACCGAGTATTCTTATCTGAACCGGCTCAAGCTGCCGGACGAGGAGCAGTTGCTGGAGGAATACCAGGACCTGGCCTCGATCATGTTTCCCGGCAAGGTGGTGTTGCGCACCCTGGATGTGGGCGCGGACAAGTTCATGAACCACTTTGGCGGCCTGGACGAGGCCAATCCGGCCCTGGGGCTGCGGGCGGTGCGGTTCTGCCTGCACCATATGGACCTGTTTCGGGTCCAGCTGCGGGCCATATTGCGGGCCAGCGTCCACGAGAATATCTCGTTGATGTTTCCCATGGTGTCGGGGTTGGGCGAGTTGCGCCAAGTTAAGTCCGTGTTCAACAGCGTGCGGATGGAGTTGAAGAAGGAAGGGTTGAAGTACAATCCTGAAATGCCCGTGGGGATCATGATCGAGCTGCCCTCGGCCATGATTACGGCGGACATCCTGGCCACGGAGGTGGACTTTTTCAGCATCGGAACCAACGACCTGATCCAGTACAGCCTGGGCATCGACCGGACCAACTCCTTCGTTTCCTATCTGTATCAACCGCTGCACCCGGCCCTGGTCCGGATGATCAAGTACGTGGTGGACGCCGGGCATCGGGCCGGGATCGAGGTGAGCATCTGCGGGGAAATGGCCGCGGACCCCTACTGTATCCCGGTGCTCATGGGCATGCATGTGGACTGCCTGAGCATGAATCCCCAGGCCGTGCCGGTGATCAAGCATATTATTCGCCAGGCGACCATGGAGGAGTGCAAGGCCCTGCTTAAGGACGTCCTGGCCAGCAAAACCGTGGGACGCAACAACAAGCTGGTCAAGGACAGCATTTTCCGTCGCCATCCCAGTGAACTGATGTTCTATTCTTCCCTGCTGGACGAGGGGTACTGA
- a CDS encoding HPr family phosphocarrier protein, with amino-acid sequence METLDVVSRKVFVANELGLHARPAARLAREAQKYSARITLLSQEQEVDAKSILDLLTLALGPGCAVELKAQGEDAQAALERLEQLFLNRFEEER; translated from the coding sequence ATGGAAACACTTGATGTGGTGAGTCGGAAGGTCTTCGTGGCCAATGAGCTGGGACTGCATGCTCGTCCAGCGGCTCGTCTGGCCCGGGAGGCCCAAAAATATTCGGCGCGGATCACCTTGCTCTCCCAGGAGCAGGAGGTGGACGCCAAGAGCATTCTCGACCTGCTGACTCTGGCTTTGGGCCCAGGGTGCGCCGTGGAGCTTAAGGCCCAGGGAGAGGATGCCCAGGCCGCCCTGGAGCGGCTCGAACAGTTGTTTTTGAACCGTTTTGAAGAGGAACGCTAG